Proteins co-encoded in one Armatimonadota bacterium genomic window:
- a CDS encoding branched-chain amino acid ABC transporter permease has protein sequence MAPWRARPGWGLGGAAVLLAAALVLAGRRHGFGVPDYAQFVVDGLQAGAIYALVALGFVVVYRVTGVINFAQGAFVMLGPMLTITFLGASTTVSAPRLAASALAAVAATGALGVVVYRLALHPARGALLLTKIMITVGVYLVLQGTALLAWGPRPYVLPAFATLEMRDRSVLVGDVLIRAQSLWIWGTTAACLALLALFFERTLTGKAMRACAVNRLAAQLAGIRVDTMATLAFGLAAVLGAVAGIVVGPVTRPTFDMGLEVGLKGFVAAIMGGLVRFQGAIAGALILGVLETLWAGVTLAGFKDLFAFVVLVVLLLARPHGFAGAEAEAERP, from the coding sequence GTGGCCCCGTGGCGCGCGCGGCCCGGGTGGGGGCTGGGCGGTGCGGCGGTGCTGCTGGCGGCGGCCCTGGTGCTGGCGGGCCGCCGCCACGGCTTCGGGGTGCCCGACTACGCGCAGTTCGTGGTCGACGGCCTGCAGGCCGGGGCGATCTACGCGCTGGTCGCCCTGGGGTTCGTCGTGGTCTATCGGGTCACCGGCGTCATCAACTTCGCCCAGGGCGCGTTCGTCATGCTGGGGCCGATGCTGACCATCACGTTCCTGGGCGCCTCCACCACGGTCAGCGCGCCGCGGCTGGCAGCCAGCGCCCTGGCGGCCGTCGCGGCCACGGGCGCGCTCGGCGTGGTCGTCTACCGGCTGGCGCTGCACCCCGCCCGCGGCGCGCTCCTGCTGACCAAGATCATGATCACGGTCGGCGTCTACCTGGTGCTGCAGGGGACGGCCCTGCTGGCGTGGGGGCCGCGCCCCTACGTGCTGCCGGCGTTCGCGACGCTGGAGATGCGCGACCGGTCGGTGCTCGTCGGCGACGTGCTGATCCGCGCCCAGAGCCTGTGGATCTGGGGGACGACGGCCGCCTGCCTGGCGTTGCTGGCCCTGTTCTTCGAGCGCACGCTCACCGGCAAGGCGATGCGCGCCTGCGCGGTCAACCGGCTGGCCGCGCAGCTGGCAGGGATTCGCGTCGACACGATGGCGACGCTGGCCTTCGGGCTGGCCGCGGTGCTGGGCGCGGTGGCGGGGATCGTGGTGGGCCCGGTCACGCGGCCCACTTTCGACATGGGCCTGGAAGTGGGGCTGAAGGGGTTCGTGGCCGCCATCATGGGCGGCCTGGTGAGGTTCCAGGGCGCCATTGCCGGCGCGCTGATCCTGGGCGTGCTGGAGACGCTGTGGGCGGGCGTGACCCTGGCGGGCTTCAAGGACCTGTTCGCGTTCGTCGTGCTGGTGGTGCTGCTGCTGGCCCGGCCCCACGGCTTCGCCGGCGCCGAGGCGGAGGCCGAGCGGCCGTGA
- a CDS encoding ABC transporter substrate-binding protein, with amino-acid sequence MKRYRFVLVLVAIAAGAALVPAGPWAWASMPYRIGFIASVTGPGASLGVPERDVARMLQERLTVQRGVVGPDRARHDVEILIFDDQSSADVAAGLARRLIHDERVTVLVAGTLSGPSLAMVPIATEGRTPMISMASARSIIEDPATKRMRPWIFKPVPENLHSAQAQADYLQAVGARRVCHLYENTAYGKDTFQSAEAVYGKAGIAIAYGDAFERTATEFPQVARVRASGCQAVVIGSIPPAASLINVAVRERLPAVRIVHGHGACSPDLIKTAGQAAEGTVMPCGKILVADQLPADDPTRALNLRFVSDYQRYTGGAPISTFAGHAYDALQWALAALRTLPDRQPLERQRELVREALETKLGSIRGTHGVFKLSPDDHLGFDYRDFVFVTVKGGKFLVLPKDQWK; translated from the coding sequence ATGAAACGGTATCGGTTCGTGCTCGTGCTCGTCGCCATCGCCGCGGGCGCCGCGCTGGTGCCCGCCGGCCCCTGGGCCTGGGCGTCGATGCCCTACCGGATCGGGTTCATCGCGTCCGTGACCGGCCCCGGGGCCAGCCTGGGCGTGCCCGAACGGGACGTGGCGCGCATGCTCCAGGAACGGCTGACGGTGCAGCGGGGTGTGGTGGGGCCGGACCGCGCCCGCCACGACGTGGAGATCCTGATCTTCGACGACCAGTCCAGCGCCGACGTGGCGGCCGGCCTGGCGCGGCGGTTGATCCACGACGAGCGGGTCACGGTGCTCGTGGCCGGCACCTTGAGCGGACCCAGCCTGGCCATGGTGCCCATCGCCACCGAAGGGCGCACGCCCATGATCTCCATGGCGTCGGCGCGCAGCATCATCGAGGACCCGGCCACCAAGCGGATGCGGCCCTGGATCTTCAAGCCGGTGCCCGAGAACCTGCACAGCGCCCAGGCGCAGGCCGACTACCTGCAGGCGGTGGGCGCGCGGCGGGTCTGCCATCTCTACGAGAACACGGCCTACGGCAAGGACACGTTCCAGAGCGCCGAGGCGGTCTACGGGAAGGCCGGCATCGCCATCGCCTACGGCGACGCGTTCGAGCGCACCGCGACCGAGTTCCCGCAGGTGGCGCGGGTGCGCGCCAGCGGCTGCCAGGCCGTGGTCATCGGGAGCATCCCGCCGGCGGCGTCGCTGATCAACGTGGCGGTGCGCGAGCGCCTCCCGGCGGTGCGTATCGTGCACGGCCACGGCGCCTGCAGCCCCGACCTGATCAAGACCGCAGGCCAGGCCGCCGAGGGGACGGTGATGCCCTGCGGCAAGATCCTGGTGGCGGACCAGCTGCCGGCGGACGACCCCACCCGGGCGCTGAACCTGCGCTTCGTCAGCGACTACCAGCGCTACACCGGTGGGGCGCCCATCAGCACCTTTGCCGGCCACGCCTACGATGCCCTGCAGTGGGCCCTGGCGGCGCTGCGCACCCTGCCCGACCGCCAGCCGTTGGAGCGGCAGCGGGAGCTGGTGCGCGAGGCCCTGGAGACCAAGCTGGGCAGCATCCGGGGCACGCACGGCGTCTTCAAGCTGAGCCCCGACGACCACCTGGGGTTCGACTACCGCGACTTCGTCTTCGTGACGGTGAAGGGCGGGAAGTTCCTCGTGCTGCCCAAGGACCAGTGGAAGTGA
- the dapA gene encoding 4-hydroxy-tetrahydrodipicolinate synthase, with the protein MLRGSIVPLVTPFRDGRVDEAALAALIEWQIASGSHGISVTGSTGEPAALSLAERERVIALAVETARGRVPVVAGTGSANFEETLHLTRFARRVGADAALVVTPYYTRPGQEGLYRYFRSLAEATDIPIILYNIPGRTATTLEPETTARLARDCPTIVGIKESHKDLEHICRVMHRCGPTFAVYSGIELLCFPILALGGAGYVSATGNVLPREVARLYDLVAAGQWEEARQLHYHLLPMNDVLFIETNPVPAKTALGLMGRIRPEVRPPLAPLAPAHEARLRQVMASYGLLPEDVGMPADSPAAGRA; encoded by the coding sequence ATGCTTCGCGGCTCGATCGTGCCGCTGGTCACGCCCTTTCGCGACGGCCGCGTCGACGAGGCCGCCCTGGCCGCGCTGATCGAGTGGCAGATCGCCTCGGGCAGCCACGGCATCAGCGTGACCGGCAGCACGGGCGAGCCGGCCGCCCTGTCGCTGGCCGAGCGGGAGCGCGTGATCGCCCTTGCGGTCGAGACCGCCCGCGGGCGCGTGCCGGTCGTGGCCGGCACCGGTTCGGCGAACTTCGAGGAGACCCTGCACCTCACGCGCTTTGCGCGGCGCGTGGGCGCCGACGCCGCCCTGGTGGTGACGCCCTACTACACGCGGCCGGGGCAGGAGGGACTGTACCGGTACTTCCGGAGCCTGGCCGAGGCGACCGACATCCCCATCATCCTGTACAACATCCCCGGGCGGACGGCCACCACCCTCGAGCCCGAGACCACTGCGCGCCTGGCCCGCGACTGTCCGACCATCGTGGGGATCAAGGAGTCCCACAAGGACCTGGAGCACATCTGTCGGGTCATGCACCGGTGCGGGCCGACGTTTGCGGTCTACTCCGGCATCGAGCTGCTGTGCTTCCCCATCCTCGCGCTGGGCGGCGCCGGGTACGTCAGCGCCACGGGCAACGTGCTGCCCCGCGAGGTGGCCCGCCTCTACGACCTGGTCGCCGCCGGGCAGTGGGAGGAGGCGCGGCAGCTCCACTACCACCTGCTGCCCATGAACGATGTCCTGTTCATCGAGACGAACCCGGTGCCGGCGAAGACGGCGCTGGGGCTGATGGGCCGCATCCGCCCCGAGGTGCGACCGCCGCTTGCGCCGCTCGCGCCCGCGCACGAGGCCAGGCTGCGCCAGGTGATGGCCAGCTACGGGCTGCTGCCGGAGGACGTGGGGATGCCTGCGGACTCCCCGGCGGCGGGCAGGGCCTGA
- a CDS encoding fumarylacetoacetate hydrolase family protein, which translates to MRWCRFIAAGRVYRGRVEDGVLVDEQGGVHAPDAVAWLPPVAPSKIVGFALTYRDHAAELAMAVPDEPAVFFKPPSSLVGHGAPVVSPAGVTHLHYEAELAVVIGRRCRRIRPEATPEVVRGYTIANDVTARDFIRNVFRPPVRAKGWDTFCPLGPTLVEGEIADPHRLGLRTYVNGELRQQGSTADLALSIWEQIAFLSSFMTLEPDDVILTGTPRGIAPVRPGDRMRIEIDGLGALENPVVADSAPT; encoded by the coding sequence GTGCGCTGGTGTCGCTTCATCGCCGCAGGGCGCGTGTACCGCGGGCGCGTCGAGGACGGGGTGCTGGTGGACGAGCAGGGCGGCGTGCACGCGCCCGACGCGGTCGCCTGGCTGCCGCCGGTGGCGCCGTCGAAGATCGTGGGGTTTGCGCTCACCTACCGCGACCACGCCGCGGAGCTCGCGATGGCGGTGCCGGACGAGCCAGCGGTGTTCTTCAAGCCGCCCTCCAGCCTGGTCGGCCACGGCGCGCCGGTCGTCTCCCCCGCAGGCGTCACCCACCTGCACTACGAGGCCGAGCTCGCCGTGGTGATCGGCCGGCGCTGCCGCCGGATCCGCCCGGAGGCCACCCCCGAGGTCGTGCGCGGCTACACCATCGCCAACGACGTCACCGCCCGCGACTTCATCCGCAACGTCTTCCGGCCGCCCGTGCGCGCCAAGGGGTGGGACACGTTCTGCCCGCTGGGCCCCACGCTGGTGGAAGGAGAGATCGCCGATCCCCACCGGCTGGGGCTGCGGACCTACGTCAACGGCGAGCTGCGCCAGCAGGGGAGCACGGCCGACCTGGCGCTCTCGATCTGGGAGCAGATCGCCTTCCTCTCGTCGTTCATGACCCTGGAGCCCGACGACGTGATCCTGACCGGCACGCCCAGGGGCATCGCCCCGGTGCGGCCCGGCGACCGGATGCGCATCGAGATCGACGGCCTGGGCGCACTGGAGAACCCGGTGGTGGCCGACAGCGCCCCGACGTGA
- the hpaB gene encoding 4-hydroxyphenylacetate 3-monooxygenase, oxygenase component has product MGARTGQQYLDALRAQPPELWIGGERVADPTAHPAFRHVTRSIAALYDMQHDPTLRDEMTYVSPTSGERVGLSFLTPRTHDDLLRVRRMMKRWADYSGGMLGRSPDYLNRALMAFAAAADYCAANDPRFGANIRRYYEEVRERDLCLTHTLINPQANRAVGPARQADPYLAAGIVRETADGVVIRGARMLATLPVADEIMVFPSTLLRGGQEDAPYAFAFAIPCATPGLRFLCRESFDYGRSPTDHPLGSRFEEMDAVVIFDDVLVPWERVFLLRDVERCNRAFAETRAVVHMAHQVVTKNVAKTEFVLGVVCLLVETIAIEQFQHVQEKVAEVIHVLEAMRAFLRAAEADAAIDRWGVMTPAWPPLDAARQLYTRMYPRMIEIVQLLGASGLMAIPTREDVEGPQAQTIARYYQAARADARERIRLFRLAWDLAVSTFGSRQVLYERFFFGDPVRMAGATFASYDKTPYIERVRQFLARADVELEPPTPAPAAGAPAPAGERDR; this is encoded by the coding sequence ATGGGCGCGCGCACGGGACAGCAGTACCTGGACGCGCTCCGGGCGCAACCCCCGGAGCTGTGGATCGGCGGGGAGCGGGTGGCCGACCCCACGGCGCATCCGGCGTTTCGGCACGTCACCCGCAGCATCGCCGCGCTCTACGACATGCAGCACGACCCGACGCTGCGGGACGAGATGACCTACGTCTCGCCGACGTCGGGCGAGCGCGTGGGGCTGTCGTTCCTCACCCCGCGCACGCACGACGACCTGCTGCGCGTCCGGCGCATGATGAAGCGGTGGGCCGACTACTCGGGCGGCATGCTGGGCCGCTCGCCCGACTACCTGAACCGTGCGCTCATGGCCTTCGCCGCCGCCGCCGACTACTGCGCGGCCAACGACCCGCGGTTTGGCGCCAACATCCGTCGCTACTACGAGGAGGTGCGCGAGCGCGACCTGTGTCTGACCCACACCCTGATCAACCCCCAGGCCAACCGCGCGGTGGGCCCGGCCCGGCAGGCCGATCCCTACCTGGCCGCCGGCATCGTCCGCGAGACCGCCGACGGCGTCGTGATCCGCGGCGCGCGCATGCTGGCCACGCTGCCGGTGGCCGACGAGATCATGGTCTTCCCCTCGACCCTGCTCCGGGGTGGCCAGGAGGACGCCCCGTACGCGTTCGCGTTCGCGATCCCCTGCGCCACGCCCGGCCTGCGCTTCCTCTGCCGCGAGTCGTTCGACTACGGGCGCAGCCCGACCGACCACCCGTTGGGCAGCCGCTTCGAGGAGATGGACGCCGTCGTAATCTTCGACGACGTGCTGGTGCCCTGGGAGCGCGTCTTCCTCCTGCGCGACGTCGAGCGGTGCAACCGGGCCTTCGCCGAGACCCGGGCCGTGGTGCACATGGCCCATCAGGTGGTCACGAAGAACGTCGCCAAGACCGAGTTCGTGCTGGGGGTCGTCTGCCTGCTGGTGGAGACGATCGCCATCGAGCAGTTCCAGCACGTGCAGGAGAAGGTGGCCGAGGTGATCCACGTCCTCGAGGCGATGCGGGCCTTCCTGCGGGCCGCCGAGGCCGACGCCGCCATCGATCGGTGGGGCGTGATGACGCCGGCCTGGCCGCCCCTGGACGCGGCGCGGCAGCTCTACACGCGCATGTACCCCCGCATGATCGAGATCGTGCAGCTGCTGGGGGCCAGTGGCCTCATGGCCATTCCCACCCGTGAGGACGTGGAGGGCCCGCAGGCCCAGACCATCGCGCGCTACTACCAGGCGGCCCGGGCCGACGCACGCGAGCGCATCCGCCTGTTCCGGCTGGCCTGGGACCTGGCGGTCTCGACGTTCGGGAGCCGCCAGGTGCTCTACGAGCGCTTCTTCTTCGGCGACCCCGTGCGCATGGCCGGCGCGACGTTCGCCAGCTACGACAAGACCCCCTACATCGAGCGGGTGCGCCAGTTCCTGGCGCGAGCCGACGTCGAGCTGGAGCCGCCGACGCCTGCGCCCGCGGCCGGCGCGCCCGCCCCGGCGGGTGAGCGCGACCGGTGA
- a CDS encoding flavin reductase family protein produces the protein MSADPSRAPAPPADGELPLEARAFRRTMGLFATGVTVVAVDTGAGPLGMTANSVTAVSLDPLLVLFCVDHRARLHPHLVEGRPVAISILRDDQEVLSRYFAGGWRDRPAPEYRFEAWDGAPRLVGALAAIRGEVARLYDGGDHTIVLCRVTGLYEGRDPYHPLIFFAGRYRRLAPLAAPAEPPEQWGPDGVSIYYEEWGTPPPASSSDPEPAP, from the coding sequence GTGAGCGCCGACCCCTCGCGCGCGCCCGCGCCCCCGGCCGACGGCGAGCTGCCGCTGGAGGCCCGCGCCTTCCGCCGCACCATGGGGTTGTTCGCCACCGGGGTCACCGTCGTGGCGGTGGACACCGGCGCGGGGCCGCTGGGCATGACCGCCAACAGCGTCACGGCCGTCTCGCTCGACCCGCTCCTGGTGCTCTTCTGCGTGGACCACCGCGCGCGCCTGCACCCCCACCTGGTCGAAGGACGCCCTGTCGCCATCAGCATCCTGCGCGACGACCAGGAGGTGCTGTCGCGGTACTTCGCCGGTGGCTGGCGGGATCGCCCGGCGCCGGAGTACCGCTTCGAGGCGTGGGACGGCGCCCCGCGGCTCGTCGGCGCGCTGGCCGCGATCCGCGGCGAGGTGGCGCGCCTGTACGACGGTGGCGACCACACTATCGTGCTCTGCCGGGTGACCGGTCTGTACGAGGGGCGCGACCCCTACCACCCGTTGATCTTCTTCGCCGGACGCTACCGGCGGCTGGCGCCGCTGGCGGCACCGGCGGAACCGCCCGAGCAGTGGGGCCCGGACGGCGTGTCGATCTACTACGAGGAGTGGGGCACGCCCCCGCCGGCATCGTCGTCCGACCCGGAGCCGGCGCCGTGA
- the hpaD gene encoding 3,4-dihydroxyphenylacetate 2,3-dioxygenase, with the protein MSAPDILRAGHAVFRTTDLGRARAFYVDLLGFVETARERDALYLRGYEETEHHSLVLQRAPTPGAAHLAFRVASPDDLDRLAAICRDAGLPHRWVAEGEEPGQGRALRVQDPGGLPLEFYASMARAERLLQRFDLYRGARVMRLDHFNCQVPDVAMVSRWYTDTLGFRCSEYTETDEQPPRLWAVWLHRKPNVHDIALMTGIGPRVHHAGFWMAETLDVIRACDLLAAAGWVGAIERGPGRHGISNAFFLYLRDPDGNRIELYTGDYLTTDPDRPPLRWSLNDPRRATFWGHAPPRSWFDDASPVESIVTGALLPVQAPAMQDRPEFVT; encoded by the coding sequence GTGAGCGCGCCGGACATCCTCCGCGCGGGCCATGCGGTGTTCCGCACGACCGACCTGGGGCGTGCGCGCGCCTTCTACGTGGACCTGCTGGGGTTCGTGGAGACGGCGCGGGAGCGCGACGCGCTCTACCTGCGCGGCTACGAGGAGACCGAGCACCACAGCCTGGTGCTGCAGCGCGCTCCGACGCCGGGCGCCGCGCACCTGGCCTTCAGGGTGGCCTCCCCCGACGACCTCGATCGCCTCGCGGCCATCTGCCGCGACGCGGGCCTGCCCCACCGGTGGGTGGCGGAGGGGGAGGAACCCGGGCAGGGACGGGCGCTGCGGGTGCAGGATCCCGGCGGCCTGCCCCTGGAGTTCTACGCGTCCATGGCCCGCGCCGAGCGCCTGCTGCAACGCTTCGACCTTTATCGCGGCGCGCGCGTGATGCGCCTGGACCACTTCAACTGCCAGGTGCCCGACGTGGCGATGGTGTCGCGCTGGTACACGGACACCCTGGGCTTCCGCTGCTCGGAGTACACGGAGACCGACGAGCAGCCGCCGCGGCTGTGGGCCGTCTGGCTGCACCGCAAGCCCAACGTCCACGACATCGCGCTCATGACCGGGATCGGCCCGCGGGTCCACCACGCCGGCTTCTGGATGGCCGAGACCCTGGACGTGATTCGCGCGTGCGACCTGCTGGCGGCGGCCGGATGGGTGGGGGCCATCGAGCGCGGGCCTGGCCGGCACGGGATCTCCAACGCCTTCTTCCTGTACCTGCGCGATCCGGACGGCAACCGGATCGAGCTCTACACGGGCGACTACCTGACCACCGACCCGGACCGCCCGCCGCTGCGGTGGAGCCTGAACGACCCCCGGCGCGCGACGTTCTGGGGCCACGCGCCGCCGCGCTCGTGGTTCGACGACGCCTCGCCCGTCGAGTCGATCGTCACGGGCGCGCTCCTGCCCGTCCAGGCGCCCGCGATGCAGGACCGCCCGGAGTTCGTGACCTGA
- a CDS encoding tetratricopeptide repeat protein, with protein sequence MGRHPSRRHATPEEAPIGRRIRQRRRELGMTQSALAGPDYTKSFISQLEGGFADPSLDTLRYLARRLQTSLSGIAGDMQDQRLAALEGLVAWARDLAASRHAPLARRALELAADLAATGGWTLQRADAMLALAELELESGRLERAAVVLQELDAFVAGLGARTLARRDLVVGSLAMRRGDAATAAAMFREALGRLRSPARQPDLTVRLLLAYATALVQRGDVRQARRRLDVAARLAARYKLGALLARAWLGLGLLAYGQDAMAEARETLERARQTARSAGDRRTELESLIHLGRVHLAMGEASVALEAAQEATTLAQGTGDDSATARAAAVLGRALLALGRADDALPVLEGALQRLGTEDSAQELAEAADALGRYHQARNEQERATHYFEIALGASRVGRLHAGRALLSIA encoded by the coding sequence ATGGGACGACATCCGTCGCGTCGACATGCCACGCCCGAGGAGGCGCCCATCGGCCGCCGCATCCGGCAGCGGCGGCGCGAGCTGGGCATGACGCAGTCCGCGCTGGCGGGCCCCGACTACACCAAGAGCTTCATCAGCCAGCTCGAGGGCGGGTTCGCCGATCCGTCCCTGGACACGCTGCGGTACCTCGCCCGCCGGCTCCAGACCTCGCTTTCGGGCATCGCCGGCGACATGCAGGACCAGCGCCTCGCCGCGCTGGAGGGGCTGGTGGCGTGGGCGCGCGACCTGGCGGCCAGTCGCCACGCGCCACTGGCCCGGCGCGCGCTGGAACTCGCCGCCGACCTCGCCGCGACCGGCGGCTGGACGCTCCAGCGGGCCGACGCGATGCTGGCCCTGGCCGAGCTGGAGCTCGAGAGCGGCCGGCTCGAGCGGGCCGCGGTCGTCCTGCAAGAGCTGGACGCGTTCGTTGCGGGACTGGGCGCGCGTACCCTGGCGCGCCGCGATCTGGTGGTCGGCTCGCTGGCGATGCGCCGGGGCGACGCGGCCACCGCGGCGGCGATGTTTCGCGAGGCGCTGGGGCGCCTGCGCAGTCCCGCGCGCCAGCCGGACCTGACCGTGCGCCTGCTGCTGGCGTACGCGACGGCGCTGGTGCAGCGCGGTGACGTCCGCCAGGCGCGCCGCCGGTTGGACGTCGCGGCCCGCCTGGCGGCGCGCTACAAGTTGGGGGCGCTGCTGGCCCGCGCGTGGCTCGGGCTGGGGCTGCTCGCCTACGGCCAGGACGCGATGGCCGAGGCGCGGGAGACGCTGGAGCGGGCACGGCAGACCGCGCGAAGCGCCGGCGACCGCCGTACCGAACTGGAGAGCCTGATCCACCTCGGCCGGGTGCACCTCGCGATGGGGGAGGCGTCGGTGGCGCTGGAGGCGGCCCAGGAGGCCACCACGCTGGCGCAGGGCACCGGGGACGACAGCGCGACGGCGCGCGCCGCCGCGGTGCTGGGCCGGGCGCTGCTGGCGCTGGGGCGCGCCGACGACGCCCTGCCGGTGCTCGAAGGTGCCCTGCAGCGGCTGGGGACGGAGGACAGCGCGCAGGAACTGGCTGAGGCAGCCGACGCGCTCGGCCGGTACCATCAGGCCCGCAACGAGCAGGAGCGCGCCACCCACTACTTCGAGATCGCGCTGGGCGCATCGCGCGTCGGGCGCCTGCACGCCGGACGGGCCTTGCTCTCGATCGCCTGA
- a CDS encoding homoserine dehydrogenase has protein sequence MGLLGLGTVGSAVARLLLERSEELARQAGVPIVLHRVAVAHPARPRAVAFPPGVLVGDARAVVADPAVDVVVEAMGGLEPARSYLLEALTRRKAVVTANKQLMSTRGDELRAAANAAGVDLCFEASVAGGIPIIKTIREALAGNRIRQLLGIINGTTNFILTRMTREGISFGEALADAQQRGFAEADPTDDVDGHDAAAKLAILASVAFGCRLTSADVYREGIGAITPRVIAYGRELGYVVKLLAIARDDDGAVEARVHPALVPVDHPLAGVGDEVNAVLIEADPVGRLMLEGRGAGGGPTASAVLGDVIDVARNLRAGATGRLGGLPPRTVPVREMAEVVGPYCVALEVADRPGVFARVAAAFGDEQVSIASIVQKSRGVTADVVLVTHEAVEAAMQRVLDRLRALDVVRSVHAALRIAA, from the coding sequence GTGGGCCTGCTCGGCCTGGGAACCGTCGGCAGCGCCGTGGCGCGGCTCTTGCTGGAGCGGTCCGAGGAACTCGCCCGGCAGGCCGGGGTGCCCATCGTGCTCCACCGCGTGGCGGTGGCGCACCCTGCGCGCCCGCGCGCCGTCGCGTTTCCGCCCGGCGTGTTGGTCGGCGACGCGCGGGCGGTGGTCGCCGATCCCGCGGTCGACGTGGTGGTGGAGGCCATGGGCGGTCTCGAGCCCGCCCGCTCGTACCTGCTGGAGGCCCTGACGCGCCGCAAGGCCGTGGTCACCGCCAACAAGCAGCTGATGTCCACCCGCGGCGACGAGCTGCGCGCGGCGGCCAACGCGGCCGGCGTGGACCTCTGCTTCGAGGCCAGCGTGGCCGGTGGCATCCCCATCATCAAGACGATCCGCGAGGCGCTGGCCGGCAACCGGATCCGGCAGCTGCTGGGTATCATCAACGGCACCACGAACTTCATCCTCACGCGGATGACCCGCGAGGGCATCTCGTTCGGCGAGGCGCTGGCCGACGCGCAGCAGCGGGGGTTCGCCGAGGCCGATCCGACCGACGACGTCGACGGCCACGACGCGGCGGCGAAGCTCGCGATCCTGGCCTCCGTGGCCTTCGGCTGCCGGCTCACGAGCGCCGACGTCTACCGCGAGGGCATCGGCGCCATCACGCCCCGGGTGATCGCCTATGGGCGGGAACTCGGCTACGTGGTGAAACTGCTGGCGATCGCGCGCGACGACGACGGCGCCGTCGAGGCGCGCGTGCACCCGGCGCTGGTGCCCGTCGACCACCCCCTGGCGGGCGTCGGCGACGAGGTCAACGCGGTGCTGATCGAGGCGGACCCCGTGGGCCGCCTCATGCTCGAGGGGCGCGGCGCCGGCGGCGGCCCCACGGCCAGCGCGGTGCTGGGGGACGTGATCGACGTGGCGCGCAACCTGCGGGCCGGCGCCACCGGGCGCCTGGGCGGTCTGCCCCCACGGACGGTGCCCGTGCGCGAAATGGCCGAGGTCGTCGGACCCTACTGCGTGGCCCTGGAGGTGGCCGACCGGCCTGGCGTGTTCGCGCGGGTGGCCGCGGCCTTTGGCGACGAGCAGGTCAGCATCGCGTCCATCGTGCAGAAGAGCCGCGGGGTCACCGCCGACGTCGTGCTGGTGACCCACGAGGCGGTGGAGGCCGCGATGCAGCGCGTGCTGGACCGCCTGCGGGCGCTGGACGTCGTCCGGTCGGTCCACGCGGCGCTGCGGATCGCTGCGTAG
- the thrC gene encoding threonine synthase, translating to MATVAWPGVVEAYRTWLPPVRVVVTLQEGHTPLVPSTRLSRQLGRPVWLKLEGCNPTGSFKDRGMTLAVSAAATEGARGVICASTGNTAAAAAAYAARAGLRCAILLPVGAVARGKLVQAIAHGAQVLAIEAGFDRALDLAQAASRAFGDVLVNSLNPLRLDGQMTAAFEICDALGHAPAAVVLPVGNGGNITAYWRGFVRYAEAGRVTTRPRLFGVQAAGANPLVRGAPVAEPKTLASAIRIGRPANWQGAVEAARASGGAFLQVTDDEIAAAQRALAREGIFVEPASAAAAAGLAYLPPGEGEVVCVLTGHGLKDPDAVPGVEPVRVTPTLEALGKALTSP from the coding sequence ATGGCGACCGTCGCCTGGCCGGGCGTCGTGGAAGCCTACCGGACGTGGTTGCCCCCGGTGCGCGTCGTGGTCACGCTGCAGGAGGGCCACACGCCCCTGGTGCCCTCGACGCGCCTGTCGCGCCAGCTCGGCCGCCCCGTGTGGCTCAAGCTCGAGGGCTGCAACCCCACGGGGTCGTTCAAGGACCGGGGCATGACCCTGGCCGTGAGCGCGGCGGCCACCGAAGGGGCGCGCGGCGTCATCTGCGCGTCCACCGGCAACACCGCGGCCGCAGCGGCCGCCTACGCCGCCCGCGCGGGGCTGCGGTGCGCGATCCTGCTCCCTGTTGGCGCCGTCGCCCGGGGCAAGCTCGTGCAGGCCATCGCCCACGGCGCGCAGGTGCTGGCCATCGAGGCGGGCTTCGACCGGGCGTTGGACCTGGCGCAGGCGGCGAGTCGGGCCTTTGGCGACGTGCTGGTGAACTCGTTGAACCCGCTGCGGCTGGACGGCCAGATGACCGCGGCCTTCGAGATCTGCGACGCGCTGGGGCATGCGCCCGCCGCCGTGGTGCTGCCGGTGGGCAACGGCGGCAACATCACGGCGTACTGGCGCGGGTTCGTCCGCTACGCCGAGGCCGGCCGCGTGACGACCCGGCCCCGCCTGTTCGGCGTGCAGGCTGCTGGCGCCAACCCGCTGGTGCGCGGCGCGCCCGTCGCGGAGCCCAAGACCCTAGCCTCGGCCATCCGCATCGGCCGCCCCGCCAACTGGCAGGGCGCGGTGGAGGCGGCACGGGCCTCGGGCGGCGCGTTCCTCCAGGTGACCGACGACGAGATCGCCGCCGCGCAGCGCGCGCTGGCCCGGGAAGGCATTTTCGTGGAACCCGCCTCGGCGGCGGCCGCTGCGGGCCTGGCGTACCTGCCGCCGGGCGAGGGCGAGGTGGTGTGCGTGCTGACCGGACACGGCCTGAAGGATCCCGACGCC